The following are encoded in a window of Arthrobacter antioxidans genomic DNA:
- a CDS encoding histidinol-phosphate transaminase — protein sequence MTSIEDRPAPSPGPAAPASGAAGIRPRGVLGKLPRYAAGKPPVVVEGLESFKLSSNENPLPPLPAVLAAIAAETSINRYPDPMTTALRTELAGYLGVPATDIVTGAGSLGALNQILATFAGQNDFDAPDEVIYAWRSFEAYPISVGLAGAAGVQVPVREDGTHDLQAMAAAITDRTRVILLCTPNNPTGPILTRDEVVGFLAEVPPHVVVVIDEAYQEFVRRPDAVDGIELYREHANVIVLRTFSKAHGLAGLRVGYSVSQQALTEHLRVSAVPFAVSQIAEHAAVTSLRHIGEVEARVQSIVDERIRVVAGLRELGWRIPEAEGNFVWLPLGERTQDFAAKAGERALSVRAFGSEGVRVSIGEEAANTRFLELCGEYTHRP from the coding sequence ATGACATCGATCGAGGACCGTCCGGCACCATCCCCAGGCCCTGCGGCCCCGGCTTCCGGCGCAGCCGGTATCCGACCGCGCGGCGTCCTCGGGAAGCTTCCCCGCTACGCGGCGGGGAAACCACCCGTGGTGGTCGAGGGGCTCGAGAGTTTCAAGCTGTCCTCGAACGAGAACCCGCTGCCACCGCTGCCCGCGGTCCTCGCCGCGATCGCCGCCGAGACCTCGATCAACCGCTACCCGGACCCGATGACGACGGCGCTGCGGACCGAACTCGCGGGCTATCTCGGCGTTCCCGCGACGGACATCGTCACGGGTGCAGGCAGCCTCGGTGCCCTGAACCAGATCCTCGCCACCTTCGCGGGACAGAACGACTTCGACGCACCCGACGAGGTGATCTACGCGTGGCGTTCGTTCGAGGCCTACCCGATCAGCGTGGGCCTCGCGGGGGCCGCAGGCGTCCAGGTCCCGGTCCGGGAGGACGGCACACATGACCTGCAGGCGATGGCGGCGGCCATCACCGACCGCACGCGCGTCATCCTGCTCTGCACCCCCAACAACCCCACCGGGCCCATCCTCACGCGGGACGAGGTGGTCGGCTTCCTCGCGGAGGTGCCGCCGCACGTGGTGGTCGTCATCGACGAGGCGTACCAGGAATTCGTGCGGCGCCCGGACGCCGTCGACGGCATCGAGCTGTACCGGGAGCATGCGAACGTGATCGTGCTGCGGACCTTCTCCAAGGCGCACGGACTCGCCGGGCTCCGTGTGGGCTACTCGGTGTCCCAGCAGGCCCTCACCGAGCACCTGCGCGTCAGCGCCGTCCCGTTCGCCGTATCGCAGATCGCCGAGCACGCCGCCGTGACGTCGCTCCGGCACATCGGGGAGGTCGAAGCCCGCGTCCAATCGATCGTCGACGAGCGGATCCGCGTCGTCGCCGGGCTGCGCGAGCTGGGCTGGCGCATCCCGGAGGCCGAGGGGAACTTCGTCTGGCTCCCGCTCGGCGAACGCACCCAGGACTTCGCGGCGAAGGCAGGGGAGCGGGCCCTGTCCGTGCGGGCCTTCGGATCGGAGGGCGTCCGCGTCTCCATCGGCGAAGAGGCCGCCAACACCCGTTTCCTCGAGTTGTGCGGAGAGTACACGCACCGCCCATGA